In the genome of Paracoccus tegillarcae, one region contains:
- a CDS encoding lysine--tRNA ligase, whose translation MTTLRDAAMTSKAWPFEEARRLLKRYEKAPPEKGYVLFETGYGPSGLPHIGTFGEVARTTMIRRAFEEISDIPTKLICFSDDLDGMRKVPENVPNNKLLQDHLQEPLTTVPDPFGEYPSFGDHNNAMLRRFLDTFGFEYEFISATEFYRSGRFDAVLLRACEKYDEIMKVMLASLREERQQTYSCFLPISQKTGKVLYVPIKHVDAANGTITFDEDGEETTLSVTGGNVKLQWKPDFGARWAALDVDFEMYGKDHSTNTPIYDRICEILGGRKPEHFTFELFLDQDGQKISKSKGNGLSIDEWLTYASTESLSYFMYQKPKTAKRMHFDVIPKAVDEYHQQLRAYPDQTPEQQAANPVWHIHGGNVPASDMVVPFQMLLNLASVAGATDKDGLWGFVQRYAPDASPESHPGLDQAAGFAVRYFTDFVAPTRQFREPTDIERRALEDLAGRLAGWDQPADAETLQSMVFAVGKEHGFEPLRDWFSALYQVLLGADQGPRFGGFIALYGVAETRTLIEHALAGDLITADA comes from the coding sequence ATGACAACCCTGCGCGATGCCGCGATGACTTCCAAGGCCTGGCCCTTTGAAGAGGCGCGCCGGTTGCTGAAACGCTATGAAAAGGCGCCGCCGGAAAAGGGCTATGTGCTGTTCGAGACGGGCTATGGTCCCTCGGGATTGCCGCATATCGGTACCTTTGGCGAAGTTGCGCGGACGACGATGATCCGTCGCGCCTTTGAAGAAATCAGCGATATCCCGACCAAGCTGATCTGTTTCTCGGACGATCTGGACGGCATGCGCAAGGTGCCTGAAAATGTGCCGAATAACAAGCTGTTGCAGGACCATCTGCAAGAGCCGCTGACGACGGTTCCCGATCCGTTTGGCGAATATCCCAGCTTTGGCGATCACAACAATGCCATGCTGCGGCGGTTCCTCGACACGTTCGGGTTCGAATATGAATTCATCAGTGCGACCGAATTCTATCGTTCGGGCCGGTTTGACGCGGTTTTGCTGCGTGCCTGCGAGAAATATGACGAGATCATGAAGGTCATGCTGGCCAGTCTGCGCGAAGAGCGTCAGCAGACCTATAGCTGCTTCCTGCCGATCAGCCAGAAGACGGGCAAGGTGCTGTATGTGCCGATCAAGCATGTGGATGCTGCGAATGGCACCATCACCTTTGATGAGGATGGCGAGGAAACGACTCTGTCCGTCACCGGCGGAAATGTGAAACTGCAGTGGAAGCCCGATTTCGGTGCGCGTTGGGCCGCGCTGGATGTCGATTTCGAGATGTACGGCAAGGATCACAGCACCAATACGCCGATCTATGACCGCATTTGCGAGATTTTGGGCGGGCGCAAGCCTGAGCATTTCACCTTTGAGCTATTCCTGGATCAGGACGGTCAAAAGATCAGCAAATCAAAGGGTAATGGGCTTTCTATCGACGAATGGCTTACCTATGCCTCGACCGAAAGCCTGTCCTACTTCATGTATCAGAAGCCCAAGACGGCCAAGCGGATGCATTTCGATGTGATCCCCAAGGCGGTCGACGAATATCACCAGCAACTGCGCGCCTATCCCGATCAGACGCCAGAGCAGCAGGCTGCCAATCCGGTCTGGCATATTCACGGCGGCAATGTGCCGGCCTCGGATATGGTGGTGCCGTTCCAGATGCTGTTGAACCTCGCGTCGGTCGCGGGGGCCACTGACAAGGACGGGCTCTGGGGCTTTGTCCAGCGGTATGCGCCGGATGCCAGCCCCGAGTCGCATCCCGGTCTGGACCAGGCCGCCGGGTTCGCCGTGCGCTATTTCACCGATTTCGTTGCGCCCACGCGCCAATTCCGCGAACCGACCGACATCGAGCGCCGCGCGTTGGAGGATCTGGCGGGTCGGCTGGCAGGCTGGGATCAGCCTGCGGACGCGGAAACGCTGCAAAGCATGGTCTTTGCTGTCGGCAAGGAACACGGGTTCGAACCGCTGCGGGACTGGTTCTCGGCGCTTTACCAGGTGCTGCTGGGTGCCGATCAGGGGCCGCGGTTCGGCGGCTTTATCGCGCTTTATGGCGTGGCAGAGACGCGCACGCTGATCGAACATGCGCTGGCCGGTGACCTGATCACGGCCGACGCCTGA
- a CDS encoding glycosyl hydrolase family 28-related protein, whose amino-acid sequence MNIAITDGLQLMPPAFGAGLSVWSSEDGTPGSESWSQATNAAIVPADQDFGRCLEIYKTSTTTRIRFRGETPMIPGVYLRVSARLKAMAGALPNARIAAFAGDSQRNNVSNVPQAAQAVALPNYGEIIEISAIIGVGARNGVDLSWGTVPIYGHFGLDLTGPNGGSVRIESIRIEDVTSAFIPELIDWVDVRDYGAVGDGVTNDHAAFAAADSASRGGGILVPEGNFFIGNSISINAPIRFTGKLTAPTAVRVVFLHSFDFPTYADAFGDETLGLKKALQALFGFTDHVTLDLCGRRIELTEPIIVNEVAPGLQNFFTRRNIANGEIRAVEGPAWDTRSVSSQGTYDIADSETLTNVGNVAAIEIGSRVQGSGVGREVYVRDRNISQRTITLSQPLHGGSGTRSYSFHRYRYMIDFSLVSSIQRVSFLDVVFNADRHASGVMLPRDGGLFAFRDCMFEEPKDRAITSIGRGCQGLQVDQCDFRSSEGSLLAQQRTAVGINVNANDVKIRNNRFVRFAHFMVAHGGGHIITGNHWFQGDSAEEGLRTAGLVLTLVNPMITISGNYVDNASIEWTNEHSVDPTFTGGGFSFGGLTITNNSFLCDHTVPWFSWLVIKPFGGGQFIHGLNVSGNVFKSLYNKIDRIERVDTSFGDLNYNRMRNVHFSGNSLVGVTNFVQNPLTITHMQSTASKTWTLPALDGLPFQSWAKNAKSVLLTSPLTLAGGAQVQDTPWVETEVGAAKRQLRLNWGQAVKGRVVVQLRMDDLD is encoded by the coding sequence ATGAACATAGCGATCACCGACGGCTTGCAACTGATGCCGCCGGCATTTGGCGCGGGGCTGAGCGTCTGGTCCAGCGAAGACGGGACGCCGGGCAGCGAAAGCTGGTCGCAGGCGACGAACGCGGCCATCGTGCCCGCCGATCAGGATTTCGGCCGTTGTCTGGAAATCTATAAGACCTCGACAACCACCCGGATTCGTTTTCGGGGTGAAACGCCCATGATTCCGGGCGTCTATCTGCGCGTCTCGGCGCGGTTGAAGGCGATGGCGGGGGCGCTGCCCAATGCCCGCATCGCGGCCTTTGCAGGCGACAGTCAGCGCAACAATGTCTCGAACGTGCCGCAGGCGGCGCAGGCCGTGGCACTGCCGAACTATGGCGAGATCATCGAGATCAGTGCGATCATTGGTGTGGGCGCGCGCAACGGCGTTGATCTGAGCTGGGGCACGGTGCCGATCTATGGGCATTTCGGGCTGGACCTGACCGGACCGAATGGCGGTTCGGTGCGGATCGAATCGATCCGCATCGAGGACGTGACCTCGGCCTTTATCCCCGAGCTGATCGATTGGGTCGATGTGCGCGATTACGGCGCTGTGGGCGACGGTGTTACAAATGACCACGCGGCATTCGCGGCGGCCGACAGTGCCAGCCGGGGCGGCGGTATTCTGGTGCCTGAGGGCAATTTTTTCATCGGCAACAGCATCTCTATCAATGCGCCCATCCGCTTTACGGGCAAATTGACCGCCCCGACCGCTGTTCGGGTGGTCTTTTTGCACAGCTTTGACTTTCCGACTTATGCGGATGCCTTTGGCGACGAGACACTGGGGTTGAAAAAGGCGTTGCAGGCGCTGTTCGGCTTTACAGATCATGTCACGCTTGACCTGTGCGGGCGACGCATCGAATTGACCGAGCCGATCATCGTCAATGAGGTGGCGCCGGGACTGCAGAACTTCTTTACCCGCCGCAATATCGCCAATGGTGAAATTCGCGCCGTCGAAGGCCCGGCCTGGGATACGCGCAGCGTCAGCAGTCAAGGAACCTATGACATCGCTGATTCAGAGACGCTGACCAATGTCGGCAATGTTGCTGCGATCGAGATCGGCAGTCGCGTTCAGGGCAGTGGTGTCGGACGCGAGGTCTATGTGCGCGATCGCAACATCTCGCAGCGGACGATCACACTGTCCCAGCCTTTGCATGGCGGGTCCGGGACCCGCAGCTACAGCTTTCATCGCTATCGCTACATGATTGATTTTTCTTTGGTAAGTTCGATCCAGCGGGTGAGTTTCCTTGATGTGGTCTTCAATGCCGACCGCCATGCCAGCGGGGTGATGCTGCCGCGCGATGGCGGCTTGTTCGCCTTTCGCGATTGCATGTTCGAAGAGCCAAAGGATCGCGCAATCACCTCTATCGGGCGGGGCTGTCAGGGTTTGCAGGTCGATCAGTGCGACTTTCGCTCTTCCGAGGGGTCCTTGCTGGCGCAGCAGCGCACGGCAGTCGGGATCAACGTCAACGCCAATGACGTCAAGATCCGCAACAACCGCTTTGTCCGGTTCGCGCATTTCATGGTTGCCCATGGTGGCGGCCATATCATCACCGGCAACCACTGGTTTCAGGGCGACAGCGCCGAGGAGGGCCTGCGCACCGCCGGCCTGGTTCTGACGCTGGTCAATCCGATGATCACGATCAGCGGCAACTATGTCGACAATGCCTCGATCGAATGGACCAACGAGCATTCGGTCGATCCGACCTTTACCGGCGGGGGCTTCAGCTTTGGCGGTTTGACGATCACCAATAACAGCTTTCTGTGCGACCATACCGTGCCCTGGTTTTCATGGCTGGTGATCAAGCCGTTTGGTGGCGGGCAGTTCATCCACGGGCTGAACGTGTCGGGCAACGTGTTCAAATCGCTGTATAACAAGATCGACCGGATCGAACGTGTCGATACCTCATTCGGCGATCTGAACTATAACCGGATGCGCAACGTGCATTTCTCGGGCAACAGCCTTGTGGGGGTCACGAACTTTGTCCAGAACCCGCTGACGATCACCCATATGCAAAGCACCGCCAGCAAGACCTGGACGCTGCCCGCGCTGGATGGTTTGCCGTTCCAAAGCTGGGCCAAGAACGCAAAGTCGGTGCTGCTGACCAGTCCGCTGACACTGGCGGGCGGCGCGCAGGTTCAGGATACGCCCTGGGTCGAAACGGAAGTCGGCGCCGCCAAGCGCCAGTTGCGGCTGAATTGGGGTCAGGCGGTCAAGGGCCGCGTCGTCGTTCAATTGAGGATGGACGATCTGGACTAG
- the acs gene encoding acetate--CoA ligase, with amino-acid sequence MSAEATEKYAIPQGFENAHAGPGDYTRLYAESIDDPDAFWGREGKRLDWITPYTKVKNTDFTFGNVSIKWFEDGQLNVAANCIDRHLATRGDQTAIIFEPDSPDDEAQHITYRHLGEQVNRMANVLRDMGVKKGDRVVLYLPMIPEAAYAMLACARIGAIHSIVFAGFSPDALSNRINDSGANILITADEAPRGGRKTALKSNADQALLGCSDRVKCLVVKHTGGQTTWTEGRDIDLRALMAEASTDCEPEAMNAEDPLFVLYTSGSTGKPKGVVHTTGGYLVFAAMTHQYTFDYHDGDIYWCTADVGWVTGHSYIVYGPLANGATTLMFEGVPTYPDAGRFWEVCAKHKVNQFYTAPTAIRALMGKGKEFVEKHDLSSLRLLGTVGEPINPEAWNWYNEHVGKGKCPIVDTWWQTETGGHLITPLPGATETKPGSATVPFFGVKPEILDAESAKVQEGNPAEGVLCIADSWPGQMRTVWGDHQRFMETYFQQYPGYYFTGDGCRRDEDGYYWITGRVDDVINVSGHRMGTAEVESALVAHEQVAEAAVVGYPHSVKGQGIYAYVTLMNGIEPSEDLRKELVKWVRSEIGPIASPDLIQWAPGLPKTRSGKIMRRILRKIAENDYGALGDTSTLAEPEVVDDLIANRMNKG; translated from the coding sequence ATGAGTGCCGAAGCTACTGAGAAATATGCCATTCCACAGGGGTTTGAAAATGCCCATGCGGGGCCGGGTGACTACACCCGGCTATATGCCGAATCGATTGATGATCCTGATGCGTTCTGGGGGCGCGAGGGCAAGCGGCTGGATTGGATCACCCCTTACACCAAGGTGAAGAACACCGATTTCACCTTTGGCAATGTCAGTATCAAATGGTTCGAGGACGGTCAGTTGAACGTCGCGGCGAACTGTATCGACCGTCATCTGGCGACGCGCGGCGATCAGACAGCGATCATCTTCGAGCCCGACAGCCCTGATGATGAGGCTCAGCACATCACCTATCGCCATCTGGGCGAGCAGGTGAACCGGATGGCCAATGTCCTGCGCGACATGGGCGTCAAAAAGGGTGATCGGGTGGTGTTGTATCTGCCGATGATCCCCGAGGCGGCCTATGCCATGCTGGCCTGTGCCCGGATCGGCGCGATCCACTCGATCGTTTTTGCGGGCTTCAGCCCCGATGCGCTGTCCAACCGGATCAACGATTCAGGCGCCAATATCCTGATCACCGCCGACGAGGCGCCGCGTGGCGGCCGCAAGACGGCGCTGAAATCCAATGCCGATCAGGCGTTGCTGGGCTGCTCGGACCGGGTGAAATGCCTGGTTGTCAAGCATACCGGCGGCCAGACGACCTGGACCGAAGGCCGCGACATCGACCTGCGCGCGCTGATGGCCGAGGCCAGCACCGATTGCGAGCCCGAGGCGATGAACGCCGAAGACCCGCTGTTCGTGCTGTATACCAGCGGTTCAACCGGCAAGCCCAAGGGTGTGGTGCATACCACCGGCGGCTATCTGGTCTTTGCCGCCATGACCCATCAATACACCTTTGATTACCACGACGGCGACATCTACTGGTGCACGGCGGATGTGGGTTGGGTCACCGGCCACAGCTATATCGTCTATGGCCCGCTGGCCAATGGTGCGACGACGCTGATGTTCGAGGGCGTGCCGACCTATCCCGATGCTGGCCGCTTCTGGGAAGTTTGTGCCAAGCACAAGGTCAACCAGTTTTATACAGCGCCAACCGCGATCCGGGCGCTGATGGGCAAGGGGAAAGAATTCGTCGAAAAGCACGACCTTTCCAGCCTGCGTCTGCTGGGCACCGTGGGCGAGCCGATCAACCCCGAGGCCTGGAACTGGTACAACGAACATGTCGGCAAGGGGAAATGCCCCATTGTCGACACCTGGTGGCAGACCGAAACCGGCGGCCACCTGATCACGCCACTGCCGGGCGCCACCGAGACCAAGCCGGGATCGGCAACCGTCCCGTTCTTTGGCGTGAAGCCGGAAATCCTGGACGCGGAATCGGCCAAGGTGCAAGAGGGCAATCCCGCCGAGGGCGTCCTGTGCATCGCCGATAGCTGGCCTGGCCAGATGCGGACGGTCTGGGGTGATCACCAGCGCTTTATGGAAACCTATTTCCAGCAATATCCGGGCTATTACTTTACCGGTGATGGCTGCCGCCGCGACGAGGATGGCTATTACTGGATCACCGGCCGCGTCGATGATGTGATCAACGTGTCGGGTCATCGCATGGGCACGGCAGAGGTCGAGTCCGCCCTGGTCGCCCATGAACAAGTCGCAGAGGCCGCCGTGGTCGGCTATCCGCACAGCGTCAAGGGGCAGGGTATCTATGCCTATGTCACGCTGATGAACGGGATCGAACCGTCCGAGGATCTGCGCAAGGAACTGGTCAAATGGGTGCGCAGCGAAATCGGCCCGATTGCCAGCCCGGATCTGATCCAATGGGCGCCCGGCCTGCCCAAGACGCGCTCGGGCAAGATCATGCGGCGTATCCTGCGCAAGATTGCTGAAAACGATTACGGCGCATTGGGCGACACCTCGACACTGGCAGAGCCAGAGGTCGTGGATGATCTGATCGCCAACCGAATGAACAAGGGCTGA
- a CDS encoding DUF4212 domain-containing protein: MSDKQSSNAYWQANLRIIWICLAIWALVSYGFGIILRPLLSGIKIGGTDLGFWFAQQGSILVFIVLIFFYAARMNKLDREHGVDE; this comes from the coding sequence ATGAGTGACAAACAATCTTCAAATGCCTACTGGCAGGCGAACTTGCGGATCATCTGGATCTGCCTCGCCATCTGGGCCTTGGTGTCTTACGGCTTCGGGATCATCCTGCGGCCGTTGCTTTCGGGTATCAAGATCGGCGGCACTGATCTGGGTTTCTGGTTCGCGCAGCAAGGCTCGATCCTGGTATTCATCGTGCTCATCTTTTTCTACGCGGCGCGCATGAACAAGCTCGACCGCGAACATGGCGTGGATGAATAG
- a CDS encoding sodium:solute symporter family protein, producing the protein MDQFTLNLIFIGLSFAVYIGIAIWARAGSTAEFYAANRGVSPVMNGMATAADWMSAASFISMAGLIAFTGYDNSTYLMGWTGGYVLLALLLAPYLRKFGKFTVPEFIGDRFYSKTARIIGVICLLIISITYVIGQMTGVGVTFSRYLEVSNSTGLWIGAAMVFMYSVLGGMKGITYTQVAQYVVLIIAYTIPAIFIALQLTGHVLPQTGLFGTLNEGGGKFLATLDQVVVDLGFKTYTGHHKSTLDMVLFTLALMIGTAGLPHVIIRFFTVPKVSDARKSAGWALVFIALLYTVAPAVGSMSRFNLTSTMWPGAETGDTYSQPAVTLDSIENDDDKQWMRNWQVTGLLNWEDKNGDGLIQYYNDAVTEGPSAEMAAEQGLQGNELTTVNNDIMVLANPEIANLPGWVIAIVAAGGLAAALSTAAGLLLAISGAVSHDLIKGAINPGISEKGELMAARISMAASILVATILGLNPPGFAAQTVALAFGLAASSIFPVLMMGIFSKRINKEGAIAGMLAGILSTLLYIFTYKGWFFISGTNMLEDVAANWVFGISPASFGVIGALINFIVAYVVSNATEEPPVEVVELVESIRVPRGSGGAVAH; encoded by the coding sequence ATGGATCAATTTACTCTAAACCTGATCTTCATCGGCCTGAGCTTCGCGGTCTATATCGGCATCGCGATCTGGGCCCGTGCAGGCTCGACGGCTGAATTCTATGCCGCCAACCGTGGCGTCAGCCCGGTCATGAACGGCATGGCGACGGCTGCTGACTGGATGTCGGCTGCCAGCTTTATCTCGATGGCGGGTCTGATTGCCTTTACCGGCTATGACAACTCGACCTATCTGATGGGCTGGACGGGCGGCTATGTGCTGTTGGCACTGCTGCTGGCACCTTACCTGCGGAAATTCGGCAAGTTCACCGTGCCGGAATTCATTGGCGACCGCTTCTATTCCAAGACCGCGCGGATCATCGGCGTTATCTGCTTGCTGATCATCTCGATCACCTATGTGATCGGTCAGATGACCGGCGTTGGCGTGACCTTCTCGCGCTATCTGGAAGTGTCGAACTCGACCGGTCTGTGGATCGGCGCGGCGATGGTGTTCATGTACTCGGTTCTGGGCGGCATGAAGGGCATCACCTACACGCAGGTTGCGCAATATGTCGTGCTGATCATCGCCTACACCATTCCGGCGATCTTCATTGCGCTGCAACTGACCGGCCATGTTCTGCCGCAAACCGGCTTGTTCGGTACGCTGAACGAAGGCGGTGGCAAGTTCCTGGCCACGCTGGATCAGGTCGTCGTCGATCTGGGCTTCAAGACCTATACCGGCCACCACAAATCCACGCTGGACATGGTGTTGTTCACTCTGGCGCTGATGATCGGTACGGCTGGTCTGCCCCACGTCATCATCCGCTTTTTCACCGTGCCGAAGGTTTCGGACGCACGTAAATCGGCGGGTTGGGCACTGGTCTTCATCGCGCTGCTTTACACCGTCGCACCTGCTGTTGGTTCGATGTCGCGCTTTAACCTGACCTCGACCATGTGGCCGGGTGCAGAGACGGGCGACACCTACAGTCAGCCTGCGGTCACGTTGGACTCGATCGAGAACGACGACGACAAGCAGTGGATGCGGAACTGGCAAGTCACCGGTCTTCTGAATTGGGAAGACAAGAACGGCGACGGCCTGATCCAGTACTACAACGACGCTGTGACCGAAGGTCCGTCTGCCGAAATGGCCGCTGAACAGGGTCTGCAGGGCAACGAATTGACCACCGTGAACAACGACATCATGGTTCTGGCCAATCCGGAAATCGCGAACCTGCCCGGTTGGGTGATCGCAATTGTCGCCGCTGGCGGTCTGGCTGCTGCACTGTCAACCGCGGCTGGCCTGTTGCTGGCGATCTCGGGTGCGGTTTCGCATGACTTGATCAAGGGCGCGATCAACCCAGGCATCAGTGAAAAGGGCGAACTTATGGCCGCCCGGATCTCGATGGCTGCATCCATTCTGGTTGCAACGATCCTGGGTCTGAACCCGCCGGGCTTTGCGGCGCAGACCGTGGCACTTGCCTTTGGTCTTGCGGCATCATCGATCTTCCCGGTTCTGATGATGGGTATCTTCAGCAAGCGCATCAACAAAGAAGGTGCAATTGCGGGGATGCTTGCAGGTATCCTGTCGACGCTGCTCTATATCTTCACCTACAAGGGCTGGTTCTTCATCTCGGGGACCAACATGCTGGAAGATGTCGCAGCGAACTGGGTGTTCGGTATCTCGCCTGCATCCTTCGGTGTGATCGGCGCTCTGATCAACTTCATCGTGGCCTATGTGGTTTCCAATGCCACCGAGGAACCGCCGGTCGAAGTGGTCGAACTGGTCGAATCGATCCGCGTGCCTCGTGGCTCGGGGGGTGCGGTCGCGCACTAA
- a CDS encoding DUF294 nucleotidyltransferase-like domain-containing protein, giving the protein MSDASGFLSSVHPYDSLPQDELARVANSFSRREIPSGTVVYQYGDPLAGVWLIESGRVAVSDRNGDSVSELGPRNSFGERGLLRDGVAVTTARIIEDAVLWMLPREALLELIAQNRAVARFFDRGRTPQTRGAQIATLKVADLLTRKPLVCGPDTPVRRAAEMMRDAGVSSIGVTDAKDALVGLVTIRDMSNRVVAAGLDGSHPVSQMMTRDPITLPPSALGYDVLNVMLERKIGHLPVVDQGRFVGMISQTDLTRVQAVSASVLIRDLADAGSADEMAQVTARIPDLLVSLVAANQRHEVITRMITDIADAVTRRLLILAEAQLGPAPAVWLWAACGSQGRQDQTGVSDQDNCLILEDGTDPDDPWFTEFARIVSDGLNECGYVYCPGDMMATNPRWRQPVSVWRSYFRGWIERPDPEAQMLASVMFDLRAIGGDASLLAGLQSKTLQLASKNSIFVAHMISNSLKHRPPLGMIGGFATIRSGEHRHHIDMKHNGVVPVTDLARVYALQGRIRAVNTRTRLLEAEDVGVLSGSGARDLVAAYDLIQTLRLENQAHLVRAGRKPDNYVSPADLSDLERSHLRDAFVVVRGMQSAIGQGKGILG; this is encoded by the coding sequence ATGTCCGACGCATCAGGATTCCTCTCTTCCGTCCATCCTTATGACAGCCTGCCGCAGGACGAATTGGCGCGGGTCGCCAATTCCTTCAGCCGCAGGGAAATTCCCTCTGGAACGGTCGTTTACCAATATGGCGACCCATTGGCCGGTGTCTGGCTGATCGAAAGCGGTCGCGTGGCCGTCAGCGATCGCAACGGCGATTCCGTTTCCGAACTTGGTCCACGAAACAGCTTTGGCGAACGCGGCTTGCTGCGCGACGGCGTGGCCGTGACCACGGCCCGGATCATCGAGGATGCGGTGCTGTGGATGCTGCCGCGCGAGGCGTTGCTGGAACTCATCGCCCAAAACCGAGCGGTGGCGCGGTTTTTTGATCGCGGTCGCACGCCGCAGACACGCGGCGCCCAGATCGCGACGCTGAAAGTCGCCGATCTGTTGACCCGCAAGCCACTGGTCTGCGGCCCCGACACGCCCGTCAGGCGAGCCGCCGAAATGATGCGCGATGCCGGTGTCAGCAGTATCGGCGTGACCGATGCGAAAGATGCGCTGGTCGGGCTGGTGACGATTCGCGACATGTCGAACCGCGTGGTGGCCGCGGGGCTGGATGGCAGCCACCCGGTCAGCCAGATGATGACCCGCGATCCCATCACGCTGCCGCCCTCGGCCCTGGGCTATGATGTGCTGAACGTGATGCTGGAACGCAAGATCGGCCACCTGCCGGTCGTCGATCAGGGCCGCTTTGTCGGCATGATCAGCCAGACCGATCTGACCCGTGTGCAGGCGGTCAGCGCCTCGGTCCTGATCCGCGATCTGGCCGATGCCGGATCGGCTGATGAAATGGCGCAGGTGACCGCGCGAATCCCCGATCTGCTGGTCAGCCTTGTTGCCGCCAATCAGCGACACGAGGTCATTACCCGGATGATCACCGACATCGCCGATGCGGTGACGCGCCGCCTGCTGATCCTGGCCGAGGCCCAATTGGGGCCGGCGCCGGCAGTCTGGCTATGGGCGGCCTGCGGCAGTCAGGGGCGGCAGGACCAGACCGGCGTTTCCGATCAGGACAATTGCCTGATCCTTGAGGACGGCACCGATCCGGACGATCCCTGGTTCACGGAATTCGCGCGCATCGTCAGCGATGGGCTGAACGAATGCGGCTATGTCTATTGCCCCGGCGACATGATGGCGACGAACCCACGCTGGCGTCAGCCGGTCTCGGTCTGGCGCAGCTATTTTCGCGGCTGGATCGAACGTCCCGATCCCGAGGCGCAGATGCTGGCCAGTGTCATGTTCGATCTGCGCGCCATCGGCGGCGATGCCAGCCTGCTGGCCGGGTTGCAGTCCAAAACACTGCAGCTTGCGTCCAAGAACTCGATCTTTGTGGCGCATATGATATCGAACTCGCTCAAACATCGGCCTCCGCTGGGGATGATCGGCGGCTTTGCCACAATCCGCAGCGGTGAGCATCGCCATCACATCGACATGAAACATAACGGCGTCGTGCCGGTGACGGACCTTGCGCGGGTTTATGCGTTGCAAGGGCGGATCAGAGCGGTGAACACACGCACACGGCTGCTGGAGGCCGAGGATGTCGGCGTGCTTTCGGGCAGTGGCGCCCGCGATCTGGTTGCGGCATATGACCTGATCCAGACATTGCGGCTGGAAAATCAGGCGCATCTGGTGCGCGCGGGTCGCAAACCCGATAACTACGTGTCGCCGGCGGATCTGTCAGATCTGGAACGCAGCCATTTGCGGGACGCTTTCGTCGTGGTGCGCGGCATGCAATCGGCCATCGGCCAGGGCAAGGGGATACTGGGATGA
- a CDS encoding response regulator transcription factor, producing the protein MARIMVIEDEDNIALALDYLLSRDGHDHSRMASGAGAVQAIREQRPDLVLLDVMLPEVSGYQIVQEMRADPDLAETRVLMMTARGSVVERRKGLALGADGFIAKPFELSELRAEMARLLAPPC; encoded by the coding sequence ATGGCGCGCATCATGGTGATCGAAGACGAGGACAATATCGCGCTGGCGCTGGATTACCTGTTGTCGCGCGACGGGCATGATCATTCGCGCATGGCCAGTGGTGCCGGCGCGGTGCAGGCGATCCGCGAGCAACGCCCCGATCTGGTCTTGCTGGATGTGATGCTGCCCGAAGTCTCGGGCTATCAGATCGTGCAGGAAATGCGCGCCGATCCGGACCTTGCCGAAACGCGCGTGCTGATGATGACGGCGCGGGGTTCAGTGGTCGAGCGGCGCAAGGGATTGGCACTGGGGGCCGACGGGTTCATTGCCAAACCGTTCGAACTGTCCGAGCTGCGCGCCGAAATGGCGCGGCTGCTGGCGCCGCCATGCTGA